Proteins encoded within one genomic window of Oceanococcus sp. HetDA_MAG_MS8:
- a CDS encoding patatin-like phospholipase family protein produces MDIHSILARSRLFREIHAEPLAAIAGAARLIELPGGSQLMEEGEPADHLYVVVSGRLRSSSSSGLIHREFGADESIGDVSVVANQPRMYTVHAVRDSVLLELPGLKLLTALQMYPGALYLTLRRVVRRQQQLHRRHHGPESSPLKTMSLMELWPGSGAKEFERRLLESLRREQEVCVIDAATVDAALGPGTSETPFADSAENRRLVRWLGEQERAHDMLLFVVKPHAAHPEWQRRCLRQADALLLAGEAHQPRVRDEVLALLADAPHLSTREVILRRNGNALGEVQGLKQQLQARDHHYWCSGDQDTVDAIARQLIGRAIGVVLGGGGARGFAHIGLARALSELNIPVDLFGGSSMGAFIAALWAQGITPREMVGICRDNFVQRNLMNDFVLPRVSLIRGQRFYKALRELFGDTLIESLWHPYYCLSTNLTQGHAHAHREGSLATWCAASMCIPGVAPPIGWKGNLHADGGIVNNLPTDVMHDWGRGPVLASNVGTEGTVHCRGVEGPAVDVLHQWDLEQKRPSLFEILTRTATLTSESGLAQRREMADVFIQMPVPKVGMFDWEHIDDLVRVGYDHAMSVLLESRALLQSPQARGLAKT; encoded by the coding sequence ATGGACATACATTCCATCCTCGCCCGATCCCGACTATTTCGGGAGATCCACGCTGAGCCCCTAGCGGCCATCGCCGGAGCCGCAAGGCTGATAGAGCTGCCGGGTGGCAGCCAGCTGATGGAAGAAGGTGAACCGGCCGATCACTTGTATGTGGTGGTGAGCGGGCGCCTGCGCTCTTCTTCAAGCAGCGGCCTCATCCACAGAGAGTTCGGCGCTGACGAGTCCATTGGCGATGTGAGCGTGGTTGCCAATCAACCGCGGATGTATACCGTGCATGCGGTGCGCGATAGCGTGCTGCTGGAGCTCCCCGGGCTCAAATTACTCACGGCGCTACAAATGTACCCAGGCGCCCTCTACCTCACATTACGTCGCGTGGTGCGTCGCCAGCAGCAACTGCATCGGCGTCACCATGGTCCTGAGAGTAGCCCGCTCAAAACCATGAGCTTGATGGAGCTGTGGCCAGGGTCCGGCGCCAAGGAATTTGAACGTCGCCTGCTCGAGAGTCTGCGCCGGGAACAAGAGGTGTGCGTCATCGATGCAGCCACCGTTGACGCCGCATTGGGCCCCGGCACCTCAGAAACGCCCTTTGCGGACAGCGCCGAGAATCGGCGCCTGGTGCGCTGGCTGGGGGAACAGGAACGTGCCCACGATATGCTTTTATTCGTGGTGAAACCGCACGCTGCACACCCAGAATGGCAGCGGCGCTGCCTGCGCCAGGCCGACGCTCTATTGCTTGCCGGCGAAGCCCATCAGCCGCGTGTTCGCGACGAGGTCCTGGCCTTACTGGCCGACGCGCCACACCTGTCCACCCGTGAGGTCATTCTCCGACGCAATGGCAATGCGCTGGGTGAGGTGCAGGGTTTAAAGCAGCAACTTCAAGCCCGTGACCACCATTATTGGTGCTCCGGAGACCAAGACACCGTCGACGCCATTGCCCGCCAGCTCATTGGTCGTGCTATCGGCGTGGTGCTGGGTGGCGGTGGCGCGCGGGGCTTCGCGCATATCGGTTTGGCGCGCGCCCTGAGCGAGTTGAATATTCCGGTGGATCTATTTGGCGGCTCCAGTATGGGAGCCTTTATTGCAGCGCTGTGGGCACAGGGCATTACGCCGCGAGAAATGGTCGGCATCTGCCGCGACAATTTCGTGCAGCGCAACTTGATGAACGACTTTGTGCTTCCGCGCGTCTCCCTCATTCGCGGCCAGCGTTTTTACAAAGCCCTACGCGAACTTTTTGGTGACACCTTGATTGAGAGTCTGTGGCACCCCTACTACTGCCTCAGTACCAATCTCACCCAAGGCCATGCCCATGCGCACCGCGAGGGCAGCTTAGCCACCTGGTGTGCGGCCAGCATGTGTATCCCTGGGGTTGCTCCTCCCATCGGCTGGAAGGGCAACTTGCATGCCGATGGGGGCATCGTCAACAACCTGCCCACGGATGTGATGCATGACTGGGGACGAGGCCCCGTGCTGGCCAGCAATGTAGGGACTGAAGGCACTGTGCATTGCCGCGGCGTAGAAGGCCCTGCGGTCGACGTTTTGCACCAATGGGACCTGGAGCAAAAGCGCCCTTCCCTGTTTGAGATTTTGACCCGTACAGCCACCTTGACCAGTGAGTCTGGTCTGGCACAACGACGCGAAATGGCCGATGTGTTCATTCAGA